ATCCGCTGGCCGAAGGACGGCGAGCGCTACTTCGCGCTCAACGTGGTCGACACGATCAACGGCGAGCCGCTGGAAGCGTCGAAGAACAAGGTGCTGTTCGAGAACCTGACGCCGCTGTTCCCGCGCCGGAAGTTCAAGCTCGAGCGCGGCGATGGCTCGAGCGAGGACATCGCCGGCCGCATCCTCGATCTCATGGCCCCGCAGGGCAAGGGCCAGCGCGCCCTGATCGTCTCGCCGCCCAAGGCCGGCAAGACGATGATGATGCAGCAGATCGCCAGCGCCATCACCTACAACCATCCCGACGTGCACATGATCGTGCTGCTCATCGACGAGCGGCCCGAGGAAGTGACCGAGATGCAGCGCAGCGTGCGCGGCGAAGTGATCAGCTCGACCTTCGACGAGCCGGCCGCACGCCACGTGCAGGTCGCCGAGATGGTGATCGAGCGCGCCAAGCGCCTGGTCGAGCACAAGAAGGACGTGGTGATCCTGCTCGACTCGATCACCCGCCTGGCGCGTGCGTACAACAACGTGGTGCCGAGCTCCGGCAAGGTGCTGACCGGTGGCGTCGACGCCAATGCGATGCACCGGCCGAAGCGCTTCTTCGGCGCCGCGCGCAACGTCGAGGAAGGCGGTTCGCTGACCATCATCGCCACCGCGCTGGTCGACACCGGCAGCGCGATGGACAAGGTGATCTACGAGGAGTTCAAGGGCACCGGCAACTCGGAAGTGCACCTGGACCGCCGGATCACCGAGAAGCGCGTCTACCCGGCGATCAACGTCAACCAGTCGGGCACGCGCCGCGAGGACTACCTCATCGAGCCGGAGCTGCTGCAGAAGATCTGGATCCTGCGCAAGCTGCTGCATCCGATGGACGAGATCGCGGCGATGGAGTTCCTGCTCGACAAGATGAAGACCACCAAGTCCAACGACGAGTTCTTCTCTTCGATGAAGCGCTGAGTCCGGTCGCACCGCAACACGGAAAGGCCCCGCACCGCGGGGCCTTTCCATTTCCGCGGGCCACGAAGCGGCGGGTGGCCCGCCATGCCGCCCTGCAGCAAACGGTGCGACGCCGCATGGGCAATACTCGCTCCCTTCGGCCCGACCAAACGCCTTGGGGATCCCGCATGCGCCTGACCCCGTACCGCCCGCTGTTCGCACTCGCCACCCTGCTGGCCTTTGGCTGCGCCGATGCCAGCCTCTACGGGCGCAACGGCTTCTCCGGCAACCCACGCACCCAGAACGGCGCCACCTGTGCCGCCTGCCACGCGCCGGGACCGGCCACGCCAACGGTGACCATCAGCGGACCGCAGGTCCTCGACGCCAACACCGTGGCCGACTTCACGGTGACCCTGACCGGCGGACCCGGCGCGACCGCGGGCCTGGGCGTCTCGGCCTCCGGCGCCGCCGGCACCTTCCAGGCCTCGGGCAAGGACGTGCACGTCATTGGCGGCGAGATCTCGCACAGGCAGCCGAAGGCATTCTCGGGCGGCGCGGTGAGCTTCAGCTTCCGCTGGCGCGCACCGGCCTGGAACGGACCGGTCACCCTGTACGCGGCCGGCAATTCGAGCAACGGCCAGCTCAACCTGCTCGGCGACGGCATCGGCACCGGACAGCTCGCGATCACGGTGCGCAACGGCAGCGGGTCCCCGCCCGAGCCGCCGGCGCCGCCGCCCTCCGAAGCGGTGCTTGAACCCTTCGCCACCGGCCTCTCGCAGCCGGTGGCCATCACCCATGCCGGCGACGCGCGCCTGTTCGTGGCCGAACAGCCCGGGCGGATCCGGATCATCGACCAGGCCACGCTGCGACCGGTGCCCTTCCTCGACATCCGCGAACGCGTGGACGACTCGGGCAACGAGCAGGGCCTGCTCGGCCTCGCCTTCCATCCGCGGTACGCCAAGAACGGCTACTTCTACGTCAACTACACCTGGGACCCGCCCGGCAGCGGGCTCGACCGCACGCGCATCTCGCGCTTCAAGGTGGGCGCTGACCCCAACGTGGCCGAACCGGCGTCGGAGCTGGTGCTGATGGAGTTCGAGCAGCCCTACAGCAACCACAACGGCGGCGACATCCAGTTCGGCCCCGACGGCTACCTGTACATCGCCTCGGGCGATGGCGGCAGCGGCGGCGACCCGCAGAACAACGCGCAGAATCCCAACCGCCTGCTGGGCAAGCTGCTGCGCATCGACGTCGACGGCGGCGGCGCGCCGGACTGCAGCCTGGTGGGCGGCAACCGCTACGGCATCCCGGCCGGCAACGCCTACGGCGACGGCGCCGGCGGGGCCGGCTGCGACGAGATCTTCGCGCTCGGCCTGCGCAACCCCTGGCGCATCGCCTTCGACGCCCTGCTGGGCGATCTCTGGATCGCCGACGTCGGCCAGAACGCCTACGAGGAGATCAACTTCATCCAGGCGGGCACCAGCGGCGGCCTGAACTTCGGCTGGCGCTGCTACGAGGGCGACCAGCCCTACAACACCTCCGGCTGCAGCGGCAGCTACTTCGAGCCGCTGGTCACGACCAGCCACTCGGCCGGGAGCTGCTCGATCACCGGCGGCCGCGTCTACCGCGGCTCCTCGCATCCGTCGCTGGCCGGGCGCTACTTCTTCACCGACTACTGCAACACCGCGGTGCGCACGATCACCTTCGCCGACGGCCAGCCCAGGGTGGAGACCCCGATCCCGGCAGGCGCGATCAGCCAGCCAGTGGCCTTCGGCGAGGACGCGAACGGCGAGCTCTACCTGGCCAGCCTCACCGGCACGCTCTACCGCATCGTCGGCACCGGGGACACGGGGGAGTCGCGGATCTCGACGCTGACCAGCCAGCAGTGCCTGCACGCGCCGTCGACGGCCGCGGGCACGGCCCTGCTGACGTGGCCCTGCGTCGGTGGCGGCGGCCAGCGCTGGGTGCTGCGTGGCGACGGATCGCTGTACAACCCGGCGTCCGACCGCTGCGCCACGGCCGCGGGAACGACCCACGGCGCGGCGCTGCAGCTGCAGGCCTGCAGCGGCACCACCAGCCAGCGCTTCGCGGCGACGCCCGCCGGCGAGCTCCGCGTGGGCGGGCTGTGCACGGACCACTCGCGCACCATGCGGCGCAGGGTGCAGGCCTCGACCTGCGCCGGCATCGACAGCCAGGCCTGGGTGGTGTCGCCGGCGGATTGAGGCCGGCCGATGCAACAAGCCGCGGCGCCGCGCACAGCGCCGGCCGCCGCGGCTGTGGCAAGCTCGCGCCGGGAACCCCGGGAGAGATCGCATGGAACGCAACTGGACCCGCCGGCTGGCCGGCGGACTGATGGTGCTGCTGCTTGCCCTGGCCGCACCGGCCGCCGCGCAGACGCGCGCAGGGCTGATGAAGGAGCTGGAAGCGTCAATGCTGGTCAAGGGCCGCATCGACGTGGCCGCCGACGGCAGGATCGCCGGCTTCTCGATCCAGGACCCGGACCAGGTGGATCCGCTCGCGCTCCGGCACGTCATGCGCCACGTGCCGAACTGGACCGTGCATCCGGCGACGGTGGACGGCGTGCCGGTGGCCTCGTCGTCGCCGTTCTCCCTGCGCCTGGTCGCGCGCCGGATCGATGACCGGAACTACACGATCTCCATCCTCGGCGTCTCGATCGAAGAGGACCTGCCGGTGGAGGCACGCCTGCGGTCGGACCGCATGCAGCCGCCCCGCTACCCCGTGGACCTGCTGCGCGCCGGCGGCAGCGGCATCGTCTACGTGCTGCTGCGGATCGACGCCTCGGGCCGCGTGGTGGACACCCATGTGGAACAGGTGGACCTCACCGTGCTGGCCAGGCCGAGGCAGGCGGAACAGGTCCGCAAGCGTCTCGCCGACGCCACCCTGGAGGCCGCGCGCGAGTGGACGTACCACATCCCCGCGACCGGTCCGCATGCCGGAAAGCCGGACTACGTGCTGCGCGTGCCGGTGCAGTTCGTGGTGAACGACGGCACGGCCATGACCTACGGCCAGTGGACCTCACGCGTCCCCGGCGAACGCAGGCTGGCCCCGTGGGCGCGCGCGGGCGACGACGCGGGCGAGGCCCGGATGGCCGGCATCCCTGGCCGGCCGATGCTCGACGGCTCGGGTCTGCGCCTGAGCTCGGCGCTCGAACCCGGCAGCTGAGCCGGGCCGCTCCCGCGCGGCCCGGGCTCAGCCCCGGTCGCGCAGGAACCGCGCCATCGACACCCCGCCCTGCGCCGGCGCGAACTCGGCGGCGACGTCGACGAAGCCGCGCATCACCGCGACCTCGCGCGGCGTGCGGTTGAGCGCGTCGCGCAGGCCCGGATCGCAGCCGGCGCGCAGCAGGTGGCGCGCCAGGCGCAGCAGGCCGTGCAGCGCGGTCAGGTGCAGGGGACCGAAGCCGCGCGGGTCCTGGGCGTCGAGCCGGGTGTCCTCGTCGAGCAGGCGATCCACCGCGGCCAGCACCACGTCCTCGTCGCAGGCGGTCCCCGGCTCGGCGCGCGCGCCCAGCAGCAGCAGCAGCGGCGTGACGCCGCCCGCGGCCTCGGCGTCGGCCTCGGCGCCGGCCAGCAGCAGGGTGTCGAACAACGCGAGCAGGCGTGGGCGGTCGCGCGCGGTGAAGCCGTAGAGCGACGCGCAGTGCAGCGGCGTCAGGCCCTGGGCGTCGGCGGCCTGGATGTTGGCGCCGGCGGTGAGCAGGCGCGCGCAGATGTCGGGCATGCCCAGTGCGGCGGCGATCATCAGCACGGTCACGTCGCCCGGAAGGCGGTGTTCGAGCGCGACCCGGGCGCGCAGCAGGCGCTCGACGATGGCGCCGTGGCGCATGCTGACCGCGGCCGACAGCGGGGTGGCGCCGGTATGCGCGGCGCGCTGCGGATCGGCGCCGCGCTCGAGCAGCAGCTCCAGCACGTCGGCATGGCCGCCACCGGCCGCGCGCAGCAGGCCGGTGCAGCCCTTGTCATCGACGGCATCGACGGCGAAGCCGAAGTCGAGCAGGCGGCGCACCGCGGCGGCGTCCCCGGCCATCGCCGCGGCCGGCAGGTCGCCCTCGCGCAGCGGCCGACCCGGCAGCGCCCAGCCATTCCAGTCGAGCCAGTCCGCGAGGTCGCGGCGGCCGGCGGACAGCGCCACGCCCAGTGGCGTCTGGCCGTCCGCGGCGCGCACCGCCGGCGAGGCACCGCCCTTGACCAGCAGGCGCAGCGCCGCTTCGCGACCCAGCGCAGCGGCCAGGTGCAGGGCCGTCATGCCGCGGCCATCGCGGCGGTCGAGGTCGACGCCGTCGGCGACCAGGCGCTCGAGCAGGCGCATCCAGCCCAGGCGCACCGAGAGCGCGGCGGCGGGTTCGCCGCCCGGCGACGGGGCGAAGACGTCGGCGCCACGATCGACCAGCTCGAGCGCGAACTGCTCCAGCCCGCGTGACGCCTGGTCCTCGCGCACGCAGGCTTCGAGGAAGCGCGCCAGGCCGCCGGCACCCGTCGGCGAGGCCCCGCCACGAAGCAGGGCCTGGACGGCCGGCAGGGCCGTGGTGCCGCGACCGAGCAGCTGCAGCAGCGCGGTGTCCGCGCCCTCGGCACGCGCATCGGGATCCGCGCCGTTGAGCAGCAGCCACTCGATGCGCGCCGGCGTCGGCGGCGTGTCGCCGTCCAGCAGCAGGCCTCCCAGCTCAGCCGGGGACACCAGCTGGACCAGCGGCTCCAGTCCCTCGTGGCGGCCATCGGCAAGCTGCTCGCGCAGCACGTCGAGGGGCGGGCGGTCGACCGGGCCATCGCTGTCGCCGCCCAGCACGCTGGTTGGCAGCGGATGTTCGGGGTCGAGCACCGCGACCACCGCCCAGCGACCGGCGGCGGCGGCATGGTCGACAGCCCTCTTTCCGGATGCGTCCGGCTGTCCGGCGTCGACGCCAAGCTCCAGCAGCCGGGTCGCGAGCGCCGCGCCGCCCGAACCACAGAGGGAGGCCAGGTGCAGGGCGTTGCGGCCGTCGCCGTCGACCGCCTGGACATCGGCGTGGGCGGCGAGGCGGTCGAGCGCCGCCGCGTGCCCGCCACCGGCGGCATCGAGCAGCGGCGTGCGTCCCGTCGAGTCGCGGGCGTCCGGGTCGGCCCTCGCGTCGAGCAGGGCGCCGATGATCTCCACGTGTCCGGCCAGCGCGGCCTCGTGCAGCGCGCTGCGTCCACGCGCATCGCGGGCGTCGACGCGGGCCTTGTGCCGCAGCAGCAGCGCGACGCCGGCGGCGTCGTCGTCGTCACCGCCGGCAGCCGCCAGCAGTGGCGGGGAGCCGTCTTCGGGCTCGGTGCGCGCGCCGCGTTCGAGCAGGAAGCGCGCCAGCCGCCAGTTTCCGCTGCCGCAGGCGATGCCGAGCGGCGTCACGCCCTCGGCGTTGCGCGCGTCGAGTTCGGCCGCGGCGTCGCGCAGCAGCGCGGCCACGCCGGGATCCGAGCTGCGCGCGGCATGGTGCAGCGGCGTGTTGCCATCGCGGTCGGCGGCACGCGGGTCGGCGCCGTTGGCGAGCAGGGTCATCACCGCCTCGGGGCGGCCGTGCCAGCTGTCGC
The sequence above is a segment of the Luteimonas sp. MC1750 genome. Coding sequences within it:
- a CDS encoding ankyrin repeat domain-containing protein translates to MPERATSKAWLALAAGVLLALLAGVPEAALAAAAACLAQPALALGLRGTLPTGAALRRDLVALLLLWALAMAASALLVGWPLSALLASGGASLGAAFALSATAGLGVIALWRLWPLWQRVEGEGGQTLAGQWRSLDEVDGSSWRGLGAALAIAAILALALLLAWPGLVTGGARWILAALAGLAWPLLHRVLLRAPLAGAALDVVEMPEPAQSMQVDDADPGDATEALYTAARSGKVERALDLLEQDADPHALPGADSRDQRSLAVLAAVLPDLRLLRALIGRGVDLNIAHAGLTPLLAATRDSWHGRPEAVMTLLANGADPRAADRDGNTPLHHAARSSDPGVAALLRDAAAELDARNAEGVTPLGIACGSGNWRLARFLLERGARTEPEDGSPPLLAAAGGDDDDAAGVALLLRHKARVDARDARGRSALHEAALAGHVEIIGALLDARADPDARDSTGRTPLLDAAGGGHAAALDRLAAHADVQAVDGDGRNALHLASLCGSGGAALATRLLELGVDAGQPDASGKRAVDHAAAAGRWAVVAVLDPEHPLPTSVLGGDSDGPVDRPPLDVLREQLADGRHEGLEPLVQLVSPAELGGLLLDGDTPPTPARIEWLLLNGADPDARAEGADTALLQLLGRGTTALPAVQALLRGGASPTGAGGLARFLEACVREDQASRGLEQFALELVDRGADVFAPSPGGEPAAALSVRLGWMRLLERLVADGVDLDRRDGRGMTALHLAAALGREAALRLLVKGGASPAVRAADGQTPLGVALSAGRRDLADWLDWNGWALPGRPLREGDLPAAAMAGDAAAVRRLLDFGFAVDAVDDKGCTGLLRAAGGGHADVLELLLERGADPQRAAHTGATPLSAAVSMRHGAIVERLLRARVALEHRLPGDVTVLMIAAALGMPDICARLLTAGANIQAADAQGLTPLHCASLYGFTARDRPRLLALFDTLLLAGAEADAEAAGGVTPLLLLLGARAEPGTACDEDVVLAAVDRLLDEDTRLDAQDPRGFGPLHLTALHGLLRLARHLLRAGCDPGLRDALNRTPREVAVMRGFVDVAAEFAPAQGGVSMARFLRDRG
- the rho gene encoding transcription termination factor Rho; its protein translation is MSDNPSDSGDTAVKRVRKPRAPKTADAGSDAPAPTAAADAPAPRPAPKPVQAELPVETPRAPAPEATAPRPSADAAPRHSGSGGHDDGGDHGDHQGGQDNGQRQQSGGGQHQQQGQGNRRERFRNRRDRQQQRGDRPRDDGLPTENNDQANRLPPPNIPEGFPQYSLSDLKRMPAQKLLDIADQLNIHEGVARARKQDVIFALLKVLTRHGEGVVADGVLEILPDGFGFLRAAEASYLAGPDDTYISPSQIRRFNLRTGDHLSGRIRWPKDGERYFALNVVDTINGEPLEASKNKVLFENLTPLFPRRKFKLERGDGSSEDIAGRILDLMAPQGKGQRALIVSPPKAGKTMMMQQIASAITYNHPDVHMIVLLIDERPEEVTEMQRSVRGEVISSTFDEPAARHVQVAEMVIERAKRLVEHKKDVVILLDSITRLARAYNNVVPSSGKVLTGGVDANAMHRPKRFFGAARNVEEGGSLTIIATALVDTGSAMDKVIYEEFKGTGNSEVHLDRRITEKRVYPAINVNQSGTRREDYLIEPELLQKIWILRKLLHPMDEIAAMEFLLDKMKTTKSNDEFFSSMKR
- a CDS encoding PQQ-dependent sugar dehydrogenase; the encoded protein is MRLTPYRPLFALATLLAFGCADASLYGRNGFSGNPRTQNGATCAACHAPGPATPTVTISGPQVLDANTVADFTVTLTGGPGATAGLGVSASGAAGTFQASGKDVHVIGGEISHRQPKAFSGGAVSFSFRWRAPAWNGPVTLYAAGNSSNGQLNLLGDGIGTGQLAITVRNGSGSPPEPPAPPPSEAVLEPFATGLSQPVAITHAGDARLFVAEQPGRIRIIDQATLRPVPFLDIRERVDDSGNEQGLLGLAFHPRYAKNGYFYVNYTWDPPGSGLDRTRISRFKVGADPNVAEPASELVLMEFEQPYSNHNGGDIQFGPDGYLYIASGDGGSGGDPQNNAQNPNRLLGKLLRIDVDGGGAPDCSLVGGNRYGIPAGNAYGDGAGGAGCDEIFALGLRNPWRIAFDALLGDLWIADVGQNAYEEINFIQAGTSGGLNFGWRCYEGDQPYNTSGCSGSYFEPLVTTSHSAGSCSITGGRVYRGSSHPSLAGRYFFTDYCNTAVRTITFADGQPRVETPIPAGAISQPVAFGEDANGELYLASLTGTLYRIVGTGDTGESRISTLTSQQCLHAPSTAAGTALLTWPCVGGGGQRWVLRGDGSLYNPASDRCATAAGTTHGAALQLQACSGTTSQRFAATPAGELRVGGLCTDHSRTMRRRVQASTCAGIDSQAWVVSPAD